Genomic DNA from Cydia splendana chromosome 14, ilCydSple1.2, whole genome shotgun sequence:
acctacctaattgagGTCTATACCTTGTCAAACATCGGCCTTTGAACTACAGTTCTACAGTTGGACCAAAAAAGTGTGGCCAAGTGGAAAACAATGCATTCCATACATTGAACAATTTTTGTTATGCTTCGGTTTCTTTGAAGTCAATTTTAGGCATTTTTAGTTGTCTTAAAGTTCCCCCACATAtgtcgacgcgcattcggcaaaatccgatagaaaaaagctttatatctgcgcaataaaagtgaaaaagtcgtcgttcggctcggctcgcatcggccggcgcctgccgacgcgtcgacggctttttcgctcttattgcgcggacataataattattttcacctcagcagctcgaacaagggtactttgcttcttaaaaacagtgagcaaaatgcgattttgctcactaagtcattttgtctcactcagtgagcaaaatgcgattttgctcactgagtgagacaaaatgacattccagtgacctttatagtcaaatctcatttcaacatgcggtatacaaataactattgtacatcaagagatcaaagtttgatatttcttcgagtgcttattttgagtcccgtgcaagcgaaagattctataatagattcacgagcgtagcgagtgaatctaatttagaatcttgagcgtagtaagggattcaaaagcgcacgagatgtaaataactttgatctcgtgtagtacacaaaatttttcaccctaagcagtgagaacatacctagagggacagagataatagaacccaagtatatcgaacttgtattagaccccgcatgttgaaatgacatttgactataaaggtcacttgaatgtcattttgtctcactcagtgagcaaaatgcgattttgactcagtgagcaaaatcgcattttgctcactgtttttaagaagcaaggtacccttgttcgagctgctaaGGTGaaaaagctttttcctatcggattttgccgaatgcgcggcgatatatatctggggagacccttaaaTAACTTTCCACTATATTAACAGTGTGTTGTTTGTTCCAGTTATATCCAAGAGTAACCCCGCAGCAGGATTGAAGAAACAATGAAGCTTAAACAATATTATGACCTGATATCATGTACAGTTCTCTAATTTTTAAACTATTTATATAATTGTAATCTATAAAAATACTGTATCTATACAATTTTATCAGATCtaatattttgtacatatttaACATAGTTCAAAACAAATGAGATTATGTtgtacattttataaatatttgagtCATCGTTTAAATTGATcgtggaaatttgtatattGTTCTTAGGATGCTGCAAATATTGTGagatattatacataaattgaCAATACAAATATGAAGAAAACaagttttttgtttaatttttacttcattattttattataacaatacaatatatatcATTTACTTCAAAGTAGGTAGATCTTATTCTAAATCCTCAAAACGTAGAATGCTTCAAACTGGAGTTACAGGAGTAATCTACCCTTGTGATTATACTATTttattgtaagtacctatttaccaTAGTAGTAAAGCGTGCTGCTATTACTACTAAATTCTACTACTATTCAAATGAATATCTATTAGCTTACctacaaaatttaataaattaagagTTTTTATCATTACTCGTAAAATTCAGTTTTTAAAGTGATTTTTGGTACATTTGATTTACTACTGACAGATAAGACCAGGTTGTCCCGCAGATCTgaaattaaaggaaaaatttGTAAAGTCAGTCCAAGCTAACTATGCATCGACTTGGCTAGCGAGAATTGCGTAATTAATTACGTCTCGTCTCACCAACGTTAGCTCAATGTGTAGGGTCAAGTAGTGAACAGTGCCTCGGAAAAAATAGCCGGGTATAGTGGCTCACTCAACCTAATTCCAACATGAGAGAGGCTATTATGTACCCTACTAATACAGCAGAAACATTCAGTAATCGAACAAATTCAATTGGACGAGCAATGGTTATTCTAACACGTAAGTACGTACAGTGTATAACGATATTTGGGCGACTGAGCCACTGTTTGCGTTGAGCCACTGTTCCCGCGTTGACCCTACAGCGGGCAATAACAATACCTACCTTATAAAATGTTTCTAAGTTCACATCCGCGTATCCCATTGCTCGCAGTTTGCATGGCTTTTGTGACCTGAGAATTAAAAGTTTCGAATTATTCATTGCACAGACGGCTCGCACGCTTTCTACATCTCATACAGTTAGTGGCGTCAAAACAGTACCTACCAACTGAGACCCGTGGCAAATTCGTCGAATCCCCGGGTCATGAGGCCTGTGCTTACGGCCTCTCGGTCAAATTGGGCCCCCTCTCGGGCCAGGGGTATTTTGCCCGATTTGCCACTCTATAGTTACAGACACCTTGCCTCTTCGCACAATAGTATTTATTGATTCCTCTTGAGCGCCAAAGACGTCCACAGACGCGCATAGCTACAGCTCAATATCAACCCACGTGCGTTCCCACGAGGTTTACGATAGCGCGTCACATACATAGGCTCGGCGTTCAAAAGTTTAAagtaaagttggtcaagcagatcttgtcagtagaaaaaggcggcaaatttgaaaaatgaaggcgcgaagggatcgtctcatagaaaatttgaatttcgcgcctttttctactgacaagatttgcttgaccatctaatATATCTGTTAACGTTCAAGGGTCTTTAGATATATGTGGAACTAAATAAACTGAGATAGTGGGCGGGTTGGGAATGCGGGAGAAAATGTGTATGAATCGGCCTTTATAACGTGTGACGAGCAAACCTTGACATGATGATAACTATAATTTTCCTGAATCTTTGATCGCTGTTGTACCATAGAGTTTGATAGGCGGCGCTGGCGACTCCACTGCTCTGTAAGtgttatataagtatgtatatcattGTGTTTGCGTTTCTACTTgcctacttataaaaaaaatcttcgaTAAAGGACATTCTACCTAGAATACATCTCTTCTAAAGTCCCCtcttttatttacattaaatattacctatataaCTCATTAGATAAAAATTGAGTTCTTGGAATACACtttatcttcgagcaacacccaAGGGAGTCGGCATACGCACTATGTCCCTTCTGTCGAAGCACATGCCCAACTGGGCATACACTGGGTGTTGTGATTGTGACTCatccgtaggtacctacacaaaaagagagatcgaggtgtgcaagatttgtctttgacgtggtCATTACAGATTtggtttttgtaatttttgtatgtACCTAGTGAGTGAGAAGTGTTGCTCGAAGCAAATAATaagcaaaatttttttttttagatcacaACGGTTACACCACTTGTGTTTTTAGTTGTtacgggcccgtcgggggtccttcctaaGGCGGCTGCACGCAACAAACATGCCCatgggcccgaaacatgtcgccaatagcgactaaaaataactgatttgcaagaccgaagtgatcccataggTGTACAAAGTTTTGTATGGTACACTAAAAATGAGTGACAAGTGAGTGTAACGCTTGTGATCtaaataatttaagtaatactaagctactaaaaataaatagatTGTAAAACTTACTGTATCTGATAGAATCTGCCCCGGCAGCATAATATAAAAGACGGAAAACAGGACCACTATCGCAGCCGTCAAGTACATGCACTGCTGGAACTTCACCTCAATCGCCTGAGAACCGTTTTAGAAGGAGGTAcaatcagcatcaaaagtaacgTATCAGACTATCTACGTCAAACAAAAGTACCTATCTACTTACCATTTTCCAATAGGTTAAGCATTGACTAGTATTATATCGCGGGACGGGCCTTGCGgccactaaaaatggtactagttcagcagTGTCACTCACAAATTCGAGCCAATCATGTAGTCGAACGCAACttgttgcgaccaatcgcgcgcgtcaGTCGAACTCaacaaccaatcgcgttgtagcgattTCACACCGccgtactggccccattcttattgcccgtaaggccagtcccgAGATATATGTAATGTACGTCTAATTATATgagggtccctttgtttcccataaagttttaagtcataatgtattgtttgtcatattatcgttagtcataaaacttcaacagttaacttttcaggatttttgtaaggttattctatagattaggttaggttaggtttgttttatggcaatcctgaaaagttacgcgtttctgagaaaaaccaattatgactaacgaaaattcggacaaacaatacatcatgagttaaaactatttgggaaacaatagagacccacgTCTATGAGCTTAAGACGAAAGTGCAGGACCCGCGCCAAATcgcctttccatacaaacgttagtcctcattttcctctctggatttgattttaacattattaaaaatattttgacacaatttgttttATATCAACCACAGTTATGTTATGTCCCTACGTTtgaattttttagattttttaattattagatTCAAGAGAAATGCTGctacattttaaaatttgtatgaaatcgcacctaatttttacattaggtacctaatctaAAAGTCGAAAagagtaaaaaatattttcggtaACGTCAATAggtatccagagaggaaaatggggactacgtttgtatggaaacgcgaccgtcccctttcctcttagcAAATAAGAGATAATGTATCTATACTTATAtatagtctactatacataaGTATGTAATTGTAGAGCAATTAGATTGTCGGCCCAATTCGaaaaatgcttataagatgtcacagcgatacgacaccgatctgtcagtatcaaaagtcGTCCCTTTTGGTTGAATAAATGTCACAAGACTGTGTACCTACAGTTACAGttattagctcttgtaaagcgataccTAATAGATGTACTTTACAATGGGCCGCGTGGATAACCTCAATAACTTGGCGGTGACTCCTGAATaatggcaggcgtggctcactccgcgatttcgtcgctttgctacaggtagctaaaagtatatccattccacaccaattttggtgtcgccacctagcggccatatctgtcctgatcgtaacagacgcgttttcttagagagtgagtcttctgtacctgtacggttaccatcagtttgtcactgacataaacgccgtcgagaacgtaatttactttctatacatcccgtttgcaccaatatgcgagtgcgagcgagatgtatagaaagtaaattacgttctcgacggcgtttatgtcagtgacaaactgatggtaaccgtactggtactattatttattctgtgataatggttaaaagagacaaaatttaacagatTGATTGGAAGAGGTTGTTAAGTTGTATGAGTCTTTACTTACTATACCAAGAAATCCAaagaaacaaataattaaagacGAGAAGATTAACACATTAAACATAATAGCACCAAATATTTCATCCAAATCCTCAGCTAAtctgaaaataaaaacatttaagtaAAAGTTTTTAATATGTGGTTACCTACCTTCTTAATTATGAATTGAACGTGTGGACTATACTTAGTAAAGTTGTAGtgttgggtggttttacggtagGTATATACATATGAAGCCTGCATTCGAATCTAATTCTGTGGACAGGACCTACAGTAGCGGCTAATAAAATAATCTATcatatttacaatttacattATATGGCGTATGAAAATGACAGTTCGATTAAGCTAGGgttcagtggcgtagcgtgaactaatctaccCGTGGGCTAAATCACACCTGCAAGGcctttttctttcactgtgcccgaaATGGCCCCCttggggcgcgaggccgtgggcgacggcccacttcgcccacgcctaggcTACGCCACTGCTAGGGttcattttgaaaataattaggTTGCCCGAGTTTTCGCGGGTAAGTACTAAattataaagtaataaataatgcaatttaatttttaaacgaAAGGCTAACGAGGCAGAAAATCGTTCCATCTAGGTTTTATTGTTGGTAAGATACGATTTTGagtgtttttttaaaataagaaatacaatatttataagttttataacatACATTAATTGGGGtgtgtgaagtccccaatccacATTGTGCTAACGTTGTTGCCCACGTTGCCACGGGCAGTGGGACGTAAGTATAGTAATGTTTACATGATATATACAGTCTAATTCCATGAATTTTCGAGTGAGCCTGCAGAAAATAGCAGGTGTGATAGATTTTTTTGCCACTACTGTGCCTATCagccccacttgcaccattcactaacccgggggtgACCGGTTAAAACTGGAGtgaccatggttaccagtaggTACTGTATTGATGGAGGCTCAGGACGGCGGGAGTGCAGCAggctttattataattaatttaggaTTAAATCGAGGAGCGAAATAAGACCAACGCCATGTTCAGATCAaagacaattttttattttttcttcatGCATAGATGGCACGACGACCATAGACAACATAACATTAcaggtacaatttgacactgggttaacggtttaaccgattaaccccgggttagtgggatggtgcaagtggcgctcaGAAAAATAATAAGTAGTTAAACAAAACAACAAAGCCAAGCCTTACTTCAAAAGCTTATGATGTCTCTTAACGATATTTTTAAGGTTTTCCAAAGATTCGTCTGCTCCCTGTCCTCGGTCCACGTTAATATTCACCAGGTCGTGTTGCAGCAGACGGAAGAGCATGGACACGTCGACCGTTAACGTGAATAGGAACATATCGCAGGACTCATAGCTGCATTCGTAGATTGTTGTTGCTAGAACATTGTTAATCTTAAAGCGAGGTTTAGACTAGCTGGtaggttgccatacgtccctgTAAACCGGGACACATCCTTGTTGGTGCAGGTTTGAAGCTTGGTGTCCCGGTGTCCTCGTCAATGATGAGAGAATATTACTATTATTACACCGGGCTATGTCCCCGTTTGAAGTTTGCTGCCTCAAGTGATACTCACAGGAGCAAGATTTCgtcgttaaattaaaaaaaaggaaaaaaaaattgtcccgGTCGACGTTCCTTACACTTATGGCAGTCcagcaagaacttgcatgcaattttcATTAGGTACATTGCGGTTTCTGTTCCAATTTTTTAATGCAGTATACCTTAGTAGTCAGCAATGTAACgtaaattgcatgcaagttcttggtTTAATCACGTTTAATCCATTGGCTGACTCCTCTCATCTCTGCCGCAATGGAAAGGAGCCTAAGTCCTTTTTTTAACGTCTGAAACCATATGTTACGGTTGAACCAACTTAATGAGGAGGCACACTGAAAGGTTAGGACAGATGTCGCCCTAGCAATCCGTCTTTGGTTACGATTTGCGACAAGTGTATGGTTGCGAATTTTTTACTAATACTTGCGATTTatcaagaaaaatgtattcatttatgactgtacgggaactgcagaccgagcttcgaaggagaattGCTACAGTTGGTATAAATAAGGCTGATTTGATACAAATATAAGAtaaaaagggagatcctatatttccacaatttgtcgcacaatATTGGAGTATTTTGgagaaaaaggagaatgtttacaatgtatttgataaaataaataataaataataataaatattggggacatcttacacagatcaaacctagccccaaaccaaaaagaatagatagtatagaggggtcctgtcattgtaaattttgtagtcacagtaaatttactgccatctatcgacacacgactaaaactcaaaatgaaaacgtataaagttatcaaaaaatgtatatatatggataaatgattttattatttttatatcattttgatccatgttcattcaactaatatctatgtgttaaaattgttaaatatgaaacggtgtcgtcacgccatctagccgaggataggctaaaggtgtgtgcgccatctattcgagaatgacttttgcttcaattccgaggcacgttttttccttagactttattcgtcttatacgaagttagatatgtctttgcccaaactaagcaaagcttgtactatgggtactaggcgacgatatacatacttgtatagataaatacatacttatatacatagaaaacaaccatgactcaggaacaaatattagtgttcatcacacaaataaatgcccttactgggattcgaacccaggaccatcggcttagcagacagggtcactatccactagaccagaccggtcgtcaaaatgtatgtgatttgacagtgacagcaactaAATTACGGAGGCGccaccagtggcctattttataaagctacaagttacaatttacaagcggaagtctcgttctaacacataaggttagaaagagacttccgcttgtaaattgtaacttgtagctttataaaataggccacaggcgtgataaaatgtcagtttgcCTCCTCATTGGTTGGTTGGCACCAAAGACTTAGGCATCGATAATCATCAGGCACAATAATCACTTACTTGCTAATATTTGCATCAAATATACCGCCACATATTTCCACACCGAGTCCATCTCAAACGGATAGTATAGTTGACACGGGAAAACATAGTCGGGGTTTTTATCCAGGGTTCGAAGGACGAAGTATATGACTAAATTAATCGAATTGTAAATTATTAAACCGACCCTAGTACACTTGAAATACGCTGAAAGAAAACAAAGTTATTACTTATGATCCAGTCTTGTCCAGGGGGATGGTCACTTATACATCTaccaatttatgtttttactaAATTAAGGTCAGGTTGGGTAATTGAAACACCGGGGCAATTGAAACACTTGTATGGAATTCTCAAACTATTTCTCTTGCCCCAAACCAAATAAACTATGTTTCACTTACCCAACCTGACCTTACCAAAGTGTAAATAATTCTTAGAGGTCGCAAAATACGTAccattaggtacatataaatataGTTATAATATCGATAAAACTATCGACAAAAGCGACCCCGCGCATTGTCCCCAAGAACGGCCGTATTCGAATAACACAGCAATACTATACCTATCGATCTGTCAGTGTTATCTCTTCAATCAAAAACGTCACTATTGACACTGatagatcggtatcgtatcgctgtgatatctcataagcattgttcgaatacggccgtaGTTTCTGGGCGAAACACGCTCCTCGGAGGTCGTCAGACACACCAACATGTTTATGGGATTTTGTtactaatgtttttttttttttttttagtcgcaaattataaaatattgatattaagtatacttatactctgtatctttaggtatttcaataaaagtaaacaaaatctaccctcaaatgccTCCTTaggccagttgagggtagatctgtggggtagatgaaaacattacattgtCAAATAAGGCTAATATATCATTCTAAAAAGTCTAATATATCATTCATAGCTGTTGGAATtccttatataaataaataaataatgtaggtcAAAGTCAGGTCGTTCCGTGACGGattcaggcggttttgtatttggtcggttaaccaataaatgtttaactacccaaaaatttataaattgtttgtttacttttatttaaatataggtacctaaagatacagagtatagataaatatatttacagtacatatggtactattttcccgcactagtgcgtaaaatagcgcTTTTCGTGCGTatatcaaaagtttaaagggctatatgtgacgttccacgggaaaaggtaccttatgagggtttctagtttcggagatatgaaatgttttgtaaagaggtgaaaaaatgctcaatttttttttattgtgtgatctgtaaccttaatgcgtaacgtttgtttacctgtttttatttttgttataagttagttataagcctagtaatgtcgtctcagagtttagtagaaaaggtaccttatggaaaaaagattgaaaattcccaaaaaaactagtcaatacgggaaaagaagtttggtagagatctgtattagcattctgcaaaactaatttgataatttcagttctggttggggcgcctcgcaaatattataaccgtacatataccgacatcacaaatccaagtagactgctattataccaaagttactctcgtcaagtctttcttaactagaataatcttcatttggtttggtcgcatgcagtaaatcagccattggtttgctgaaaaatgccaatacccgacgcattaccttatggaatatctgaggtcattgaacctcaatgccgcttatttcaatagcaaccgaaatatattattgataagaaatagacgatttataccatcttaaccccaaaatattattagtttatcctaactgttccatcatcatcatgcctcatcatgtaacttgaccacaaggtaccttttcattacatacaaattattggtcttttttaagattattatgacgaagaactaattaaattgggggcagtttaatgtaaattaatattttctattcataaaagataaactataatatggttgatattttgtagtgatgtattattagatttatttccataaggtaccttttcgtaaatgtatggagcaaatactgttattgttatgtaagtttaaagtggcataaggggttaaatatagtatttagttggggttttaggatttatttcatttgaatgacagaatttctttcatatgtgctcagaaaaattgattgtgtgtcacattaaaagtaaaaatattcaattttgtgattttatatgaaaaagtcagaaaatacattttcacctctaaatcggtattgttttttgcttaaactgtctgtcagtgtcgttttctaatagataaaatttaaatcttgagagctcattgcaatcaatcgtgaaaatgaaataaaactttattttcaagacattggttagtatacacataaatcagtcgatatcaaaagtttctatttgcattacagaacaagtcgcaatatttttttaatctcagatatataaggcattattatttgtagtcaactatgtaacttacttcaggaacatagttttttaggcggctaaacttaaaacttctctatcgtaaagttgctcatttcacaacattattttcaaaaaatcatatctctgtaactacgcaacctagaaggttgatcttttgtgttatcgatagcttatttattgtagattattggggtatgcataactccatacccgccataaggtacctttgaccgtgggacgtcacatatgtactgtaaaacgttgtacgatacacgtgcgaatacgtaattcgcaactcgtgtcgatttaaaacactcccttcggtcgtgggttaatttatcgccactcgtttcgaatttcctcttttccgcacttgtatcgtaaataactatttcaccacAGCAACTGGTAAAGGtgctcttgattgttcaaataccgatagcaaagttgcattttattcacatgtgaggaaAAGTagtcaaatgcaaattttgagttcttttcttatgtttgctggtagaattgacttttaaatgatgattttgaatgataaatatttaataacattcatttggatttgatttggtttgtttttgtttgatatattagttaatattttcttcgcgttggtgtggtgaaaaattttgtgtttcactcgggggcaagttttgtttaaccctcgtgctttgaaaccctcgcaacgctcaagattacatttttcgaaccattcgctacgctcgtggttcaattttggaatctttcgcttgctcgggtatcgggtatcaatattagcacgagcggttaaacaacaactttgcccccttgtaaaacaaataactattaccttCGCATACGATCTTATTGCGGTGGATCCAGTAGTCCATGATCTTTTTCTTTTCGCGGTTCTCGATCTCGCGCGGCCATAGCTCAGCTATTTCATAAACAACACACCTTATGCGATGTTTCTTGCGCAATaacgacaattttaataaaCCTAAAAATCGAATTTAAATTGACGTTATTCATACTAACATTAAActaattttacagtacataaaatCCTACTTTTTCGCACTAGTGCGAGaaagagcactttccgtgcgtatgtcaaaagtttaaagggccgtatgtactgtaaaacgttgtacgatacactgTGCGAATAGGGTGAAATAggtaatttatcgccactcgtttccaatttcctcttttccgcacttgtatcgtaaataactattacggtTTAATTTAACTGCGAGTGACTAAAATACATGAGCTAAATAGTATACATAATTAATGTTAACCTGAAAATAATACCAAAAACGGTAGGTAGTAACACTcataaaataaagtaggtaataaTGTGTGGCTTTCCAacacagaagggtccttatgcttcaaatGCAATAAGGACCTTTTTCTCTGAAATTACAACAAAAATTCTGATAGAAAGCCACATTTTATGAAATCTCATGTGTATGTTACGGTAGGGTAGAGAAAGGGGAACAAAACGATTCCATGCCCGGTCTCTCTTTCCCTcgcttataataaataataaaacttacTTTGGATCACAAGAAGAAAACAAGGTATGGCATTAGCAATCTCCAAAATGCCAGCATCTGTTTCGTTTATTTTGATAAAGAATAAAGTAAAGCCAGAAGAAAATATAAAAGACAGCAGAACAAATATGGTAAATTTGCAATAA
This window encodes:
- the LOC134796744 gene encoding odorant receptor 67a-like translates to MASLEQLPSSLIDTIIIPVKLFRFIGQEFFDDDKARFKNYCKFTIFVLLSFIFSSGFTLFFIKINETDAGILEIANAIPCFLLVIQSLLKLSLLRKKHRIRCVVYEIAELWPREIENREKKKIMDYWIHRNKIVCEAYFKCTRVGLIIYNSINLVIYFVLRTLDKNPDYVFPCQLYYPFEMDSVWKYVAVYLMQILATTTIYECSYESCDMFLFTLTVDVSMLFRLLQHDLVNINVDRGQGADESLENLKNIVKRHHKLLKLAEDLDEIFGAIMFNVLIFSSLIICFFGFLGIAIEVKFQQCMYLTAAIVVLFSVFYIMLPGQILSDTSSGVASAAYQTLWYNSDQRFRKIIVIIMSRSQKPCKLRAMGYADVNLETFYKICGTTWSYLSVVNQMYQKSL